A window of Adhaeribacter arboris genomic DNA:
CTTCACCAGGTGCCAGCGACGGGATATCCCAATAACCCGTTGCACGGTTATACGTTCCGGTAGTAGTGGTCGTGTTTATGGTAGGAATATCAAATGCTCCGGGCCGATTATCGTAAAATTGAACATTAGTAGCTGTATTGGGACCATTGTTGCGCACTTTAGCGGTAAATACCGGGAAATCGCCGACATAAAAAGGACCGTTTCCTACCGTTATGTTTATTCCAATATCTGCATTTGGATTTACCGAAATAGTTCGGCCTTCCGAATTATTTCCCGGAACATTATCATTCTCGGTGGTAGCTTGAGCGGTTTTAGAAGCAAGGGTAACTTGGTCGCCAATTGTATTTGGTTCTACCGTTAGCACTAAAGTTTGGGTAACCCCGCTGCCAATACTCCCTATGTTCCAAACGCCGGATGTACTGTTGTAAGTACCTACGCTGGGAACGGCACTAATTAAGGTTAAACCAGCTGGTAACACATCTGTAACCTGCACCCCAGAAGTAGCATCCGGACCGTTATTCTTTGCGGTAACGGTAAATGTAGTTTGCACTTTGTTGTAATAAGGCCCAGGTGCTGCTGTATTGGTTACCACAATATCTGCCACTGGTTTAGCATTCACGTTTATGGAATTGGAGGCGGCATTATTACTGGTTTGACTATCGTGAATACTTGAATTACTTACCGAAGCCGTAGTAGTAATTGTACTGGTAGTATTGGGAGCCGCCACTAAGGTTAAAGTTTGAGAAGCACCATTCGCCAGGGCACCTACCGTCCATATCCCGGTGGTTGAATTATAGGTACCCGTGGAAGCAGTATAACTTTTAAAAGTAAGCCCGGCCGGTAATTGATCGGTTATAGAAACGGCGCTGGTGGCATCCGGACCATTGTTCGTTACTGTTACCGTATAGGTAACATCGGTACCTACTACGTAAGGACTTGCCGATACGGTATTAGTTACCGCTAAATCAGCATTAGCCGTTACGTTGATACTGGCAGTGGCTTGGTCATTGCTAAGTACATTATCAAATTCAGTAGCCCCGTTCTTACTGGCAGTAGTTGAAATAGGCCCGGTAGTAGTAGGTTTCACCACTAAAGTTAAAGTTGCCTGGGTATTAACCACCAAATTACCCACGTCCCAGATGCCTGTGGCTGAATTGTAGGTACCATCAGAGGGAGTAGCACTAACTAGTTGCAAACCAGCTGGCAGTTGATCCAGTACGCTTACGTTCGTGGCATTACTAATTCCATTGTTTCTAGCCGTAACCGTAAAAGTGGTATTTACTCCATTGTAGTGAGGTCCGGCTGCTGCGGTATGGGTGATGGCAATATCGGCGGAAGGATTTGGATAAATAGTATTGGAAGATGAATTATTTGCTGGTACTGCATCGTATTCCGTTTGCGCCGCAACTGCCGCCGTAGTAGTTATGGAATTAGTAGTGTTAGGAGTAGCTCTAATAGTAAGGGTAACAGTAGCATCTTTCGCTAGTGATCCGATAGACCAATTACCAGTGGTATTATCGTAAGTACCCACCGAAGGAGTGGCACTATTAAAAGTTAAACCTGCCGGTAACAAATCTTTAATTATTACTCCGGAAGCTGCATCCGGACCTGCATTATTTACCGTAACGGTGTAAGTTGTTTGCACGCCTCGGTAATAAGGTCCGGCAGCTACAGAATTGGTAACTATTAAATCGGCATTAGCGCTTACGTTAATACTGGCGCTTGCCGCATCGTTTGCAGTATTGTTATCAAACTCGTTTTCGGCAGTTTTAGTAGCGGTGGTTCCAATATTACCGATGGTTTTAGGTTTCACCAATAAAGTTAAGGTAGCGGTAGCGGTGTTCGCTAAACTGGCTATGGTCCAGTTACCGCTAGTGCTATTATACGTTCCGGTACTAGGAGTAGCACTTACTAGTTCTAAACTAGCCGGTAGTTGATCCAGAATAGTAATCCCGGTAGCTGTATTTGGGCCGTTGTTTTTAGCTGTTACGGTAAAAGTAGTATTAACCCCGTTGTAGTAAGGACCAGCAGCTACTGCATTGGTTACGGCTACGTCCGCGGGAGTACCGACACTTATGGTATTAGAAGCCGAATTATTAGTTGTTACCTCATCGGGTTCCGTTTGGTTAGTTATAGTGGCAGAAGTAGTAATATTACCTGCGGCATTAGGTATTGCTTTTATAGTTAAAGTAGTGCTGGCACCATTCGCTAGACTACCAATTGTCCAGGCTCCATTGGTAGAATTATAGGAACCAATAACCGGAGTAGCACTCACAAATGTTAAGCCGGCTGGTAATAAATCGGTAATTACTAAGCCGGTGGAGCTGGCTGAGCTGTTATTGGTGGCAGTTACGGTGTACGTAACTTCCTTGCCTACGTAATAAGCGCCGGCGCTTACGGTATTGGTTACCGCTACATCCACCGGCAATTTAACGGTTACATCTTCGGAAGTAGCCGAAGTACCGGTATAATTGCTGCCGGGTACATCGGCACCCGCACTCGCACCTGTTTCATAGGTTTTATTATCCGCAGAAACAATATCCATTGTTACTAACCTGGAAAAACTAGTTCGGGTAGGGTCTAAATAACTGGCTGAGGCTGAATTCTGGATGGCGGTATTTAAAGCAGCGCTATTGCTGATATTTACCGTAAATATAATTTGCACCGAACCTCCTGAGGGAATATAGAACGTTCCCCAAGTAGGGGTAGCGGTTCCGGCCGCCGGAGAAATTGTAGCAGTAGTAGTAGTTAAAACAGCTGCTTTGGAAGCCGTTAGTCCGGCATCGTCGTAACTACCGGTGCCCAAAGTAATGGAAGTAGTAGCATTATAGGTAACATTGGCGGGCAGAGCATCTGTAACCCTTACTCCTTGGGCACTGCCCCCCGTGTTATTTACCGTAATGGTATAAGTTGCTTGGGTACCACCCGACAATCGGTATACTGTTGGCGTAGAAGTTGATTTAACAACTGTTAAAATAGGTAAACAACCCGCCCCGGAAGCGCTATTGGTTAATTGACCAGAAGTAACAGCATTATTTAAAATTCCGGTGGTTCCAGAAGTCGCGCCATAAGCAACCGGAGTAGCAGTGGCAGTTAAAGTTAATCCGTTAGTTCCTCCGGCTACGCTACTTGCCGCCGCTAAGGCAGAAGAGGAAAAAATTACCCCACCCCCGCCTCCGCCGCCAGGTCCGTGCGAAGAGCCCCCCCCAGTGTTTGATCCTCCCGTGCCACCTGTTGCTGTTACCGTAATCGTGTTGATGGCACCACTGGCAGCGGTAATCAACACGCTTCCCCCTGCTCCTCCTCCACCACTGCCATCGTTGGTAACAGAAGTGTTGCCGCTAGCTCCGTTAGCATTAATGGTACCTGTTCCCGTAATAGTCCCCGCTCGCACCATTACAATACCACCACCGGCGGCGCCACTGCTGGCTAAACCGTTAAGCAAGTTACCCGAGCCATTATTGGTGGAACCCGCACCGCCACCACCTCCCATCACTAACCTACCAGGTGCTACAACATTAAAACCCGTTCCTCCAAAACCACCTACTGTTGCACCACTACTCCAGGCATTGCCACCTTTTCCACCAGTTCCTCCATTAGCACCACCGCCACCACCAGAATTCTGGTCATTAGCCGTTGGGTTACCATCATTACCACCCCCACCCGCATTACCCGGCGCTCCGCGACCCATGCTGCCATTTACGTAACCTTCCACGGCAGTATTTAGTAAAGCTCCGTTAGCAAATACGTTGGCGGGCGTACCCGCCGTACCTTCCCCTTTTTGAGCATTAGCTGCCTGCGTAGATAAAGAACGGTAATCGCCATTTAATAAACCAGTTGTACCTGCTAACACCCGTCCGGCACCTCCCCGAAAACCCGCTCCCGCAGCATTAATGGTTTGACCGTTAAAATTTAATCGTCCGGCTACATCCATTGCCACTACTCCGCCCGTACTTCCATTCCAAGGGGTAGCAGTTATCCCGGCTGTTAAAGTGATGGCACTAAATTGCGGTACTCGAATTACCTGGTAACGAAATTGGCCGGTAGTTCCTGCAGCTCCATAATCAGAAGTGCTATAAGCATTAACTGTACCGCTGGTTAGGTTAAGTGTACCGCCAGAAGTAGCAACGTTATTGGCTGCCAAAGCATACTCATATTTACCGGCAATAAAGTTAGCATTAGATATATTTCCCGAAGCAGTAGTAGTACCTGCCCCGTAGGCCGAGGTATTACTAGTACTTATATCTGCCCCCTGCATTTGAATAATTAAAATTAAATCGCCTTTATTAATAGGAGTAGTACTACCCGTGGATGTACCTAGAGATAAAGAAGTAGAGCCTGCAGCCACGATTCCGGAACCGGGATAATACGTATTAACTGTTGCAGTATTAGTAGTGGGTGAACCATCCTTTCCGGGAGAGATACAGACCTGTGCCTTTGTGTATAAGCCAGCTACCAGAAATAATGCACAAACAAATATAAATCGAGACAAATAGTAATACATATGAAACCAAGCCCTTTGAAAAACCTTTTTAATATTATCTTTTCAAGAATTTCAAGTACAAAATCAATCCTGCGGAACTAGAAAGATTTATTGTTTAAATACAACATACAACTTAAATAAATACCGTAAATAAATGCTTATACAAATGAATTAATGAATTAAACTTTATAACAGGTTCTAGTAATATAATTTCATTATACCCTTTAATACCGGGTTAAGTGCAATCATATTTATAACATAATCCAAAATACATCTTTAGTAATACGGACATATACTACCATTTGCCTCATATCAAATGGTAAGTTAAGGTTTACTTTAAAACTTTCTACTTCTTCCATTATTTACCCAAGATATTATAGCACCTGCTCCGTATAAGGCATAGCTATTTATTGATATTGCTGTTAAGTTAAACTTTTATAATCGGGCACAAAGAAGGCAGAGTTAAAGTAAAAATATTATATTTTATATATAAAATTTTTGATTGTATTACCGAAAATTTATAACCTAACTTTATACTAAATTACCAATAAATTATACTTTATTTATAATCTGCTTTTTCATATTCTGTTTACATATTGATAATAAAGTATTTAAAATACTTTTGAGAACACTTTTAATCTAAAAACAAAAAGGAACAATCAAACCTAAAAATTGGTTATTTCCAAGTTACAACCATCTATAGCAACTTATGAGATTTTCATTACCCCGCTTATTCTTATTGTGCGTTTTGTTGATTACCACTATTCACGGCACTTTTGGTGAAGGCTCCAGGCAACTTACTCCTGGTCAGTCGACAAGTGCTTTAACGGACCCCAATAACGATAAAGCAGGCTACTTAGCGCACGATGCGAATTTAGCTTCTGCCACGGGGATAGCCGTTTCATCCCTTAGTTTTTTAAAACCCGCCGGCTTTAGTCGAAACGGCGCTACTTACTCCAAAGACCATCGGTTATACATTCGCGTGAAAGCCGGCGAAACTTTATACTATGGTGTACACCGGACTACGCACGACCAGGGAACAGGAAATCAGGCAGCTTTAACTATTACCGTACGCCGGATGAATCCGGCTAATGGCACCGACGATGTAAATCCTGTTGCTGCTACTACCCTTACCAACAACACTGCTTCTACCCGGGATATGTTACTCACCACTCCCCAAAGAGGAGTAATCGCTAATGCAACCGAAGCAGCTAATGGTCCCGATCGGGGAAGTATAACAGCTGGTTACACACCTTTATCGGTAACAAACTCTACTACTATCGATTATGATTATTATGTAGAGTTTACGCAGGTTGGGGAAGCAAATATGTCGGATGAACAACGCTTTTCGGTGTATGATTTGTGGGATTTTACAGTAGTAGATGCTAATGGTGTGGAGAAACCCGGACGTATGCGGAGTAAGCTTTGGGCTTTTTCGGCGGGCGGAACCACCAATTTATTTTCTAAAACTTTTAACATGTTTCCCTTAGTGCCGGCCGAGGATCAAGGGGGAAAGTACTTTGTTAAAAAGGTAGAACTAGCGGGTATTGCTCCTCAAAATTATTTTAGATTTGTTACTAATAGTGCCGGTACTACGGTGGGTACTACCGTTGAAGAAAAGAGAAAAAGTCAGACTACTCAATCAGACTATCCGGAGTTTTACAGCTTTGTAAACGATCCGGATCCAACCATTTGGCCCAGCGCCACTGCCCCTACTTTTAGTGTAAATATTACTTCATCGTGTAATACCGCTACCGGCGGAGGTAAATCTATTTTTACCATTAACAGCAGTGATCGTAGTACTTTTATTGCTCTCATAAATTTAAATGGTACGGCAGGTTACCAATCGGGTACCACTGATGTACTGCTGGAACAAAGTGGGCCGAAAGGTAGCCGCGTCCTGGAGTGGAATGGTTTAAATGGTCTGGGCCAGGTTGTTCCTAATAATACGTCCATCAGTTATTCTTTCCGGAATGGCTGCGCTCCCGTTAACTTTCCGATGTGGGATGCCGAGGTAAACAATGGCTTTAGGGTGGAGGATGTGCGACCACTAGCTGGTACAAGTTACAATAGTTTGTTATTTTGGGACGACCGGAATTTATCTACTACCACCTTTCCGGCTCCGCAATCTGAGCTATTTGGGGTAGCCCCGGCGAGTACCAATACTACCGGAGTGCATAACTGGGGCAGTTTTACTACTACGGCTACTAATTATAATGCGGGAGATTTAAAAACCATTAATACCTGGACGTATGGCTACACCAATACGCAAGATCAAATCAGTACGTATTCTTACGATTGCAGCGCAGATGTAGGCGTAACCAATACTGTAACGGCAGCTCCCTATACCATTGGCAAAGCTTTAACTTATACCGTAACGGTTACTAATAACGGTCCTATCCCTGCCTCCAATATCATCGTAACCGACAAACTAGATCCAACTAAATTTGGAGAGATAACTTCTTCGGACAATACCAATTATAATGCCTCTACCGGCGTATGGTCGGTTGGTTCTTTACCGGTGAACGCTTCCCGAACGCTTACTATTACGGCAAAGCCCCTGGTAACGGGTACTAGTACTACTACCGCCAGCCAAACCCACACCGAAGCAGATAACAATGCTTCCAACAACAGTGCGCCGGTAAATATTACCGTAGTACCTTCGGCGGATATTGAAGTAAAAAATACGGTACCCCAAACTACCTATTACAACGGCAATGTAATTCCGTATACCTTAACGGTTCGTAATTTGGGCCCCAATGCCGCTACCGGAGTAGTCGTTACGGATAAATTACCGGCCGGGCTTACCTTACAAGGAACTACCCCAACGGGTTATGATGCCACCTCGGGTAACTGGACGGTGGGCGCCCTAGCGGTAAATGAAACAAAAACGATCACGCTGCAAGCCAAAGCTTCAACAGTGGGAACTTTCACTACTACTGCCACTTTGGGTAGCCGTACCGGTTATGAGCTCGACGAAAATACCAATAATAATACCTCATCGAATACCATAACTGTAAATTCTGCCGCTGATGTGGAAGTTACCAACGTGGTTTCAAACGCAACTCCTAATCAGAATGGGACTATAACGTACACCCTTAAAGCAACTAACTACGGGCCGAACAGTGCTACCAACGTAGTGGTAAGTGGTGCTATTCCGGCCGGGTTGAATTTCACGAATTATAGTACAACTGTGGGAACTGCTTCTGCGGTTAACTCAAATCTTATATGGAATGCAGGCACTATTTTGACTAATACTACCCAAACCTTAACCATCACGGCCACTCCTACCGCTACGGGCTCTTTTACGTTTACTGCCGCACAAACTCATACGGAGAGCGATAACAATAATATGAATAACAGTGCAGCGCAAACAATAACGGTACAACCTACCGCTGATATCCAGGTAACGAATGTTATTACGTCGCCCACTCCGGCGGGAGGCACCTACGCCAACGGCGATGTAGTGACGTATTTAGTAACGGTTACCAATAATGGTCCCAGCACCGCTACCGGCGTTCTCGTTGATGATAAACTGCCGACGGCTCTCTTTAATAATATTTCCAATAATTCTTCAGCCGGCACAAGCTATAATCCAACCACCGGACGCTGGACAGTAGGAACCTTGGCCAATGGCGCTTCAGCTACACTTTCGTTAACGGGCACCATTACCCAGAGTGCCGTTATAACTACCACGGCATCTCAATTTCATAACGAATATGATAATGTAAACGGTAATAACAGTGCCTCTAATAGTATTCAATCCGGTTCCGGAACTATCACCGCGGATATTAATATAGCTACTACGGCTGATGCGGCTACGTATTATACCGGCAATCCGGTAACTTTTACCGTTAGCGCCACAAACCAAGGTCCGGATGCGGCTACTAACGTAAAAATATATGCTCCTTTGCCGGCTGGCATGACGGCTGTATCCTTTAATCCCAAAGTGGGCACCTATGATGCCGCCACCAAAATCTGGACTATTCCGACATTAGCTAACGGAGCTTTTACCGAGCTAACCGTGATGGGCACACCTAACCGGGATGATAATGCAGTTGGCGATAAAACCTACCAATTTAAAGCAGAGAGAACCGCCGACGCACCCGCCCAGTTCGATAATGATGTTTCTGATAATTCCAGCACTACCGATATTACGGTGAAAAAACGGGCCGATGTGGCTACTAGTATTACCGTATCTGGCGCTAATCCGGATGGTACCTTTTATCGCGGTATTACCGAAGCTACTTTTGAGATTACCGTTACTAATAATGGGCCGGATGTAATAACCGATCTGGAAGGTAGAGACACCCAAACGGGTACGATCACGTTTACGGCAACACCCGCCGCAGAAGCTGGTACTACTTACAACACCTCTACCGGTATTTGGAGTGTAGGCACTTTATTACCCGGCCAATCTAAAAAACTTACGGTAAAAGGAATCCCTAATACAACGGGCCGATTATATTTAGGCGGCTCTGTTACTTCTAAACCTACTTACCCATACGACAACATTCCGGAAAATAATACGGCCCGGGCCTTTTTAAATGTGGTACCAGTAGTAGATGTGGCGGTTACCAACACTGTATCTAGCCCTACTTTCCAGAATGGCGATAATGTTACTTTTACGGTTACCGTTCAGAATAATGAAACGAATGCGGCCACTAACGTAGTTGTAGAAGACATCTTACCATCGGGTCTTAATTTTGTGAGCGCTACTTCTTCTGCGGGTACTTACGACCTTGCTACTGGCAAATGGACTCTAGGAACAAGCCTTTTACCTGGAGCTGCTAATGCTCAAACCCTAACTTTAACGGTTAAACCCCAAGCGGCTAGTAATTATACCACTACTGCTTCCGTTAAATCGACTGAATACGATAAGAACACAGCCAATAACAGCCAGACAGCACAAACGCAAGGAAGTGCCTCCGCCGATATAGCCTTGAGCAGCAGCATTGCTCCGGGCCCTTACTATATTGGAAGTCAGTACCTGGTAACTATCACAGCTACCAATAACGGGCCGGATGCCGCCACCGAAGTAGTTATTGGTTCCTTAGTATCCACGGGTTTGAAGTTAGTGCCGGGAAGCGGCACACCCGCCCCGGGAACCACTATTGATCCGGCTACTGGCCGGTGGCTGATCGGAAACCTACCTATCAATGAATCAAGAAATTTAACGCTTCTGGTAGAACCCACCGCGAGCGGCACCCTGAATAATGCTGGTTATAAGTTGGCTGAAAAAGAATACGACCCGAATGGTGGTACCACTACCAACGGAAATAATAGTACCATTATCGTCCTTAATGTTACGGACCGGCCCGCCGCTTATCAAGTATTATTAACGGGTAAACACTATTTCTATTTCACCACTGGCCAGCACATTGCCACCGTTAGCGATCCGGATGGAGCCATTCAAACATCGAGTTTTGTTAGCGGAACCCGAAACAATACTACTATTTCGTCGTTACCGGCTGGTATCCGTTTAGAGTCCAACGGCGAACTGGAAGTAACTAACCAATACGAACTTGTACCCGGTGTATACAAACTACTCATTGAATCGGTAGACGCCGGCGGTGGCGTTACCCGTAATGAGGTAACATACGTTATTTCCGGTGACTGGGACAACGACGGGGTAGCCGATGATATTGATTTAGATGATAATAACGATGGCGTTATTACCGAACCTGGTGCCACCAACCCAACCGGAGACGCCGATAACGATGGCATTTACAATTATTTAGACCGGGACTTTGTGCATCCGATTTACGGCGCTTTTATCGACAGAAACGGCGATGGCATTCATGATGGCTTTGATCTAGACTTGGATGGATTAATTAGAGGCTTTGACATAGACATTGACGGCGATGGAATTACCAATGTAATAGAAGCTTATGGCGGTATCGTACCAGCGGGTATAAACTATGATCCAGCTACCGGAACCATTACCGGCAATGTAAATGAATTTGGAATTCCGCTAGCCATTTTAAAACCGGGCACGAATAACCAATCCATCTTACCCGCTTTAGACACAGATGGTGATGGTCGCCGCGATTACGAAGATATAGATTCGGACAACGATGGTATTATAGATGGAATAGAAGCTCAGCTAACCAATAATTATATTAACCGCTCTTCAACGGATGCGGATCGAGATGGATTAGATGACCGTTATGACCCAACTTGTGGTTGCGGTACCAACGGAGTTACTATTACACCGGTAAATACCGATAATCAGGATAAACCGGATTACCTGGATCTGGATAGCGATAATGACATATCGGCCGATTACATAGAAGCTTATGACGATAACCAGGATAACTCTGTTATTGCCGATTTAAAACTCCGGGCAGAGAACTTTGAAGCCACTCGCCAGGCAGGTTATTACACTACCGTAGACTCGAACAATAACAACGTACCGGATTGGTTGGAAATGAACAATACCAGTCATTATCCTCAATTTTTAACACCCGGAACAACCTTTTACCACGATACTAACCAAAATGGCTTAGTAGATTTGTTTGACGCTACTTCAGGTGGCCGCCGTAATAATTTCCAAACCAAAACCGGAACCAACGAGTACGATTTCCGTTCTGCGAGTTTAGTTGTGGTGTTACCGGTAACTTTAGTGGAGTTTACGGCCAGTAACTTACCCGAGGGTATCCGGTTAAATTGGAGTACAGCCTCCGAGAAAAACAATGCTTATTTTGTAGTGGAAAGAAGTCAGGATGGTAAAGCGTTCGAAGCTATTGGGGAAGTTAAAGGTAATGGTACGAGTAACCAGTTAATGCAATATAGTTTTCTGGATAAACAAGCCCCAGGCAAGGTGGTTTACTACCGCTTAAAACAAGTAGATGTAGACGGTAAATTTGTTTACAGCCACATCATTGCCATAAACCGTAATAACCAGAATCAAATAGTACCTAGGGCCAAAGTTTATCCTAATCCGGCAACGGAAATTACCCACTTGGATTTAACCGCTATACCCGAACAAGAATTTAGTATTACTATTATCAACATCACCGGTAAATTGGTAAAACAAACTTCTGGTAAAGGCGGTAATTTATTACCGTTAGAAATTAGTAACCTGGCCTCCGGCAAGTACATTATTCAAATAAAAGGCGCAAATTTCTTTCAAAACCTAAATCTATTGAAGCAGTAAAAAAATTGGGAAAGGAATGAATACCTAAAACGTGCTGCCTAACTGAAGTTGCTGGTTTGATAAATTAAAGAACCAAGGCCGATTAAGTAATAAACCTACCCCTACTACTGTTTATCAGTAATACGGGTAGGTTTTTCTTTTAACAGATTTGAACGTTCTAGTTACGTAAAAACAAACCAAATCAGTTAAAGCAGTAAAGTCATAATATCTAATATCTAAAAAATATTTTATTCTCGGAGCTAACTAACAACTTTATAGTATAACTTGTTAAACATTTGATTATTAGTACTTACCTATTTTGATAATACCAGTACTAGCTCCTTAGATTAATTCTGAATAAAATTTTAATAATCTCCATGAAACAGATCATAGAAAAGCACCCACTGGCTATCCGCTGGTTTCATTGGGTAAACTTCCCGGTTTTAATGATCATGATTTGGAGCGGCTTGTTAATTTATTGGGCGAACGACGTTTACCGGTTAGGTTGGGGAAATACTACCCTACTGGCATTTTTCCCCGATTCCTTTTACAAAGCATTAAAAATTCCGTTCCGGCTGGCCGAAGGCATGTCCTTGCATTTTGTTTTTATGTGGCTCTTTCTGCTAAATGGTTTATTTTACGTACTTTATACTTTCTTTTCCGGCGAATGGCGTTATTTATTACCGAACCGGTATTCTTTTCGGGAAGCCTGGCGAGTATTGATGTTTGATTTAGGAATTTCAAAAGTTCACCCGCCGGGGCGTAAATTTAACGGCGCGCAGCAAATTGCCTATACCAGCGTAGTAGTAATGGGACTTGGTTCCGTGCTCACGGGGTTGGCTATTTATAAACCGATTCAGTTTTCCTGGCTTTGTTCCCTGTTGGGTGGCTACGCCTTCGCGCGGATGCTGCATTTTGCCTTAACCATTGGTTACGTTTTATTTTTCCTAATACATATCTTACAGGTTATCCGGGCCGGCTGGAATAATTTTCAGGCGATGATTACGGGCTTCGAAATTAAACCGACGGGTACATCAGAACAAGTGAATAATCTGCAAAGAGATGAAAGAAAATAATTCTTTACCTACCCAACAAGTTACCGAGCAGAAAATAAAACGCCGCACTTTCCTGGCTTTTACGGTATTTACCATAGCCGGAATCAGTAGCTTAGGTCTCTGGAAAGCTTTTCGGGCTTTACCGAAAACAGCGAAAGGCCTAGCTGCCCCAACCCGACGAATATTAGCCTTTAACGAGAAAGTAAACGCGCAGCTTTTCAGTAACCAGCATTTAGCACCCACCTACCCGCCGGAAGCGGCTGCCCGCGCACCCCGCGTAAATGGCCGCGCAGGATTACCTAAAACCTTTGAACCGTTAACCTGGCAATTGCAGGTTAACGTACCGGGGAACCCGCAAATGCTTTCTGTTTCCCTTCGTGACATTCAACGTTTACCTAAAACAGATTTAATTTTTGACTTTAAATGCATCGAAGGTTGGAACCAAATTGTGCATTACGGCGGGGTTAAATTTTCAGATTTTCTGCAAGCTTACCAATTAGGTACCCAATCCGGTAAGGCCATTGACCCTGACCGGCCAGGTGACTGGTACCCGTACGTGGGACTGGAAACTCCCGATGGGGGTTATTACGTTGGCTTAGATATGGCTAGCGTACTGCACCCGCAAACACTACTTTGCTACGAAATGAACGGTACCACCTTAGCTTTAAAACACGG
This region includes:
- a CDS encoding molybdopterin-dependent oxidoreductase, yielding MKENNSLPTQQVTEQKIKRRTFLAFTVFTIAGISSLGLWKAFRALPKTAKGLAAPTRRILAFNEKVNAQLFSNQHLAPTYPPEAAARAPRVNGRAGLPKTFEPLTWQLQVNVPGNPQMLSVSLRDIQRLPKTDLIFDFKCIEGWNQIVHYGGVKFSDFLQAYQLGTQSGKAIDPDRPGDWYPYVGLETPDGGYYVGLDMASVLHPQTLLCYEMNGTTLALKHGAPLRLIIPTKYGVKSLKRIGSLTFSLVQPRDYWYERGYVYDASL
- a CDS encoding T9SS type A sorting domain-containing protein — its product is MRFSLPRLFLLCVLLITTIHGTFGEGSRQLTPGQSTSALTDPNNDKAGYLAHDANLASATGIAVSSLSFLKPAGFSRNGATYSKDHRLYIRVKAGETLYYGVHRTTHDQGTGNQAALTITVRRMNPANGTDDVNPVAATTLTNNTASTRDMLLTTPQRGVIANATEAANGPDRGSITAGYTPLSVTNSTTIDYDYYVEFTQVGEANMSDEQRFSVYDLWDFTVVDANGVEKPGRMRSKLWAFSAGGTTNLFSKTFNMFPLVPAEDQGGKYFVKKVELAGIAPQNYFRFVTNSAGTTVGTTVEEKRKSQTTQSDYPEFYSFVNDPDPTIWPSATAPTFSVNITSSCNTATGGGKSIFTINSSDRSTFIALINLNGTAGYQSGTTDVLLEQSGPKGSRVLEWNGLNGLGQVVPNNTSISYSFRNGCAPVNFPMWDAEVNNGFRVEDVRPLAGTSYNSLLFWDDRNLSTTTFPAPQSELFGVAPASTNTTGVHNWGSFTTTATNYNAGDLKTINTWTYGYTNTQDQISTYSYDCSADVGVTNTVTAAPYTIGKALTYTVTVTNNGPIPASNIIVTDKLDPTKFGEITSSDNTNYNASTGVWSVGSLPVNASRTLTITAKPLVTGTSTTTASQTHTEADNNASNNSAPVNITVVPSADIEVKNTVPQTTYYNGNVIPYTLTVRNLGPNAATGVVVTDKLPAGLTLQGTTPTGYDATSGNWTVGALAVNETKTITLQAKASTVGTFTTTATLGSRTGYELDENTNNNTSSNTITVNSAADVEVTNVVSNATPNQNGTITYTLKATNYGPNSATNVVVSGAIPAGLNFTNYSTTVGTASAVNSNLIWNAGTILTNTTQTLTITATPTATGSFTFTAAQTHTESDNNNMNNSAAQTITVQPTADIQVTNVITSPTPAGGTYANGDVVTYLVTVTNNGPSTATGVLVDDKLPTALFNNISNNSSAGTSYNPTTGRWTVGTLANGASATLSLTGTITQSAVITTTASQFHNEYDNVNGNNSASNSIQSGSGTITADINIATTADAATYYTGNPVTFTVSATNQGPDAATNVKIYAPLPAGMTAVSFNPKVGTYDAATKIWTIPTLANGAFTELTVMGTPNRDDNAVGDKTYQFKAERTADAPAQFDNDVSDNSSTTDITVKKRADVATSITVSGANPDGTFYRGITEATFEITVTNNGPDVITDLEGRDTQTGTITFTATPAAEAGTTYNTSTGIWSVGTLLPGQSKKLTVKGIPNTTGRLYLGGSVTSKPTYPYDNIPENNTARAFLNVVPVVDVAVTNTVSSPTFQNGDNVTFTVTVQNNETNAATNVVVEDILPSGLNFVSATSSAGTYDLATGKWTLGTSLLPGAANAQTLTLTVKPQAASNYTTTASVKSTEYDKNTANNSQTAQTQGSASADIALSSSIAPGPYYIGSQYLVTITATNNGPDAATEVVIGSLVSTGLKLVPGSGTPAPGTTIDPATGRWLIGNLPINESRNLTLLVEPTASGTLNNAGYKLAEKEYDPNGGTTTNGNNSTIIVLNVTDRPAAYQVLLTGKHYFYFTTGQHIATVSDPDGAIQTSSFVSGTRNNTTISSLPAGIRLESNGELEVTNQYELVPGVYKLLIESVDAGGGVTRNEVTYVISGDWDNDGVADDIDLDDNNDGVITEPGATNPTGDADNDGIYNYLDRDFVHPIYGAFIDRNGDGIHDGFDLDLDGLIRGFDIDIDGDGITNVIEAYGGIVPAGINYDPATGTITGNVNEFGIPLAILKPGTNNQSILPALDTDGDGRRDYEDIDSDNDGIIDGIEAQLTNNYINRSSTDADRDGLDDRYDPTCGCGTNGVTITPVNTDNQDKPDYLDLDSDNDISADYIEAYDDNQDNSVIADLKLRAENFEATRQAGYYTTVDSNNNNVPDWLEMNNTSHYPQFLTPGTTFYHDTNQNGLVDLFDATSGGRRNNFQTKTGTNEYDFRSASLVVVLPVTLVEFTASNLPEGIRLNWSTASEKNNAYFVVERSQDGKAFEAIGEVKGNGTSNQLMQYSFLDKQAPGKVVYYRLKQVDVDGKFVYSHIIAINRNNQNQIVPRAKVYPNPATEITHLDLTAIPEQEFSITIINITGKLVKQTSGKGGNLLPLEISNLASGKYIIQIKGANFFQNLNLLKQ
- a CDS encoding cytochrome b/b6 domain-containing protein, translating into MKQIIEKHPLAIRWFHWVNFPVLMIMIWSGLLIYWANDVYRLGWGNTTLLAFFPDSFYKALKIPFRLAEGMSLHFVFMWLFLLNGLFYVLYTFFSGEWRYLLPNRYSFREAWRVLMFDLGISKVHPPGRKFNGAQQIAYTSVVVMGLGSVLTGLAIYKPIQFSWLCSLLGGYAFARMLHFALTIGYVLFFLIHILQVIRAGWNNFQAMITGFEIKPTGTSEQVNNLQRDERK